From a single Parambassis ranga chromosome 2, fParRan2.1, whole genome shotgun sequence genomic region:
- the ccdc14 gene encoding coiled-coil domain-containing protein 14 isoform X2 → MKGKVKRKVVSSGRLTGAVEANRLRGSGNEVTTLHKGLDRCAVLLSGILQAEKAGSPSFPRMVKSVKSSASLGRNIIKEPPTKTAPNHQKSSPSATATPGVKLHPPQKQPHALPVQGPSRGLSRTVPPPQTSVLLSMHQTSSLPLHHPNSPRSQTKAERDGEQEAVHVRDVKIQSPEADRKGARGGEESGVDARVKMVQSLLSELRTLITGQGSVTEKLLSHLEQTVSSPQTNIQTEYAQELSSLQSENAQLRRRVKILNQQLKEREKVEKHQNLEILCTSDALSLQEELFTARSRLRELQDDLAGLQKSLQYTQSQLRGRECTLEERYAIVQWWWIVCVCHVTQRFVHLGLEATRSRLMNSEQEKSEPASLSQQRPEEIRNLSRLFQSSSVHCPSHRQRGQDPPSNPGITTQPEVEFNSTLSQCDVESMCSDWSMRSESSFNTRDEAAFRDSLAALDASIASLQKTIRLEVRR, encoded by the exons ATGAAAGGAAAAGTTAAGCGAAAG GTGGTGTCGTCGGGGAGGCTAACTGGAGCAGTTGAAGCTAATCG ACTCCGAGGATCAGGTAATGAA GTCACCACGCTCCATAAAGGTCTGGACAGATGTGCTGTGCTGCTCAGTGGCATCCTCCAGGCAGAAAAAGCAG GTTCGCCAAGTTTTCCCAGGATGGTGAAAAGCGTGAAAAGTTCTGCCTCTCTAGGAAGGAACATTATTAAGGAACCGCCTACAAAGACGG CTCCAAACCACCAAAAGAGCTCCCCGTCAGCCACCGCGACTCCTGGAGTGAAGCTGCATCCGCCTCAGAAACAACCCCATGCTCTACCAGTGCAGGGTCCTTCGCGTGGCCTCTCCCGCACCGTGCCTCCACCCCAAACCTCCGTCCTTCTGTCTATGCACCAGACATCCTCTCTGCCACTGCATCACCCCAATAGCCCGAGGTCACAAACTAAGGCAGAGCGTGACGGAGAGCAAGAGGCTGTTCATGTGAGAGATGTCAAAATCCAAAGTCCAGAGGCCGACCGCAAGGGTGCACGTGGCGGGGAGGAAAGCGGCGTGGACGCCAGAGTAAAGATGGTTCAGTCTCTGCTGTCAGAGCTCAGGACTCTTATCACTGGACAAG GCAGCGTCACGGAGAAGCTGCTCAGTCACCTGGAACAAACTGTGTCCTCACCACAGACCAACATCCAGACTGAGTATGCACAAGAGCTATCATCGCTGCAGAGCGAGAACGCTCAGCTCCGCCg gcgTGTGAAGATTCTGAACCAGCaattaaaagagagagaaaaggtggAGAAACATCAAAACCTGGAAATACTCTGCACCTCAGATG CACTTagtctgcaggaggagctgttcACGGCTCGATCCAGACTGCGGGAGCTCCAGGACGATCTCGCCGGACTACAGAAATCCCTTCAATACACGCAGAGCcagctgagaggcagagaaTGCACTCTTGAAGAACGGTATGCAATTGTGCAGTGGTGGTggatagtgtgtgtttgtcatgtgacgCAACGTTTTGTGCACCTAGGATTGGAGGCCACTCGAAGCAGGTTGATGAACAGCGAGCAAGAGAAGAGCGAGCCAGCTTCACTCAGCCAGCAAAGACCAGAGGAGATCAGAAACCTGAGCAG GCTTTTCCAGAGCTCATCGGTCCATTGTCCCAGCCACCGCCAGCGCGGACAGGATCCTCCATCAAATCCTGGCATCACAACTCAGCCAGAGGTAGAGTTTAACTCCACGCTGTCCCAGTGCGATGTGGAGTCAATGTGCTCCGATTGGAGCATGAGGTCAGAGTCCAGCTTCAACACCAGAGACGAGGCTGCTTTCAGGGACAGCCTGGCAGCTCTGGACGCCAGCATAGCCAGTCTGCAGAAGACTATTCGACTGGAAGTGAGGAGGTGA
- the ccdc14 gene encoding coiled-coil domain-containing protein 14 isoform X4, producing the protein MVKSVKSSASLGRNIIKEPPTKTAPNHQKSSPSATATPGVKLHPPQKQPHALPVQGPSRGLSRTVPPPQTSVLLSMHQTSSLPLHHPNSPRSQTKAERDGEQEAVHVRDVKIQSPEADRKGARGGEESGVDARVKMVQSLLSELRTLITGQGSVTEKLLSHLEQTVSSPQTNIQTEYAQELSSLQSENAQLRRRVKILNQQLKEREKVEKHQNLEILCTSDALSLQEELFTARSRLRELQDDLAGLQKSLQYTQSQLRGRECTLEERYAIVQWWWIVCVCHVTQRFVHLGLEATRSRLMNSEQEKSEPASLSQQRPEEIRNLSRLFQSSSVHCPSHRQRGQDPPSNPGITTQPEVEFNSTLSQCDVESMCSDWSMRSESSFNTRDEAAFRDSLAALDASIASLQKTIRLEVRR; encoded by the exons ATGGTGAAAAGCGTGAAAAGTTCTGCCTCTCTAGGAAGGAACATTATTAAGGAACCGCCTACAAAGACGG CTCCAAACCACCAAAAGAGCTCCCCGTCAGCCACCGCGACTCCTGGAGTGAAGCTGCATCCGCCTCAGAAACAACCCCATGCTCTACCAGTGCAGGGTCCTTCGCGTGGCCTCTCCCGCACCGTGCCTCCACCCCAAACCTCCGTCCTTCTGTCTATGCACCAGACATCCTCTCTGCCACTGCATCACCCCAATAGCCCGAGGTCACAAACTAAGGCAGAGCGTGACGGAGAGCAAGAGGCTGTTCATGTGAGAGATGTCAAAATCCAAAGTCCAGAGGCCGACCGCAAGGGTGCACGTGGCGGGGAGGAAAGCGGCGTGGACGCCAGAGTAAAGATGGTTCAGTCTCTGCTGTCAGAGCTCAGGACTCTTATCACTGGACAAG GCAGCGTCACGGAGAAGCTGCTCAGTCACCTGGAACAAACTGTGTCCTCACCACAGACCAACATCCAGACTGAGTATGCACAAGAGCTATCATCGCTGCAGAGCGAGAACGCTCAGCTCCGCCg gcgTGTGAAGATTCTGAACCAGCaattaaaagagagagaaaaggtggAGAAACATCAAAACCTGGAAATACTCTGCACCTCAGATG CACTTagtctgcaggaggagctgttcACGGCTCGATCCAGACTGCGGGAGCTCCAGGACGATCTCGCCGGACTACAGAAATCCCTTCAATACACGCAGAGCcagctgagaggcagagaaTGCACTCTTGAAGAACGGTATGCAATTGTGCAGTGGTGGTggatagtgtgtgtttgtcatgtgacgCAACGTTTTGTGCACCTAGGATTGGAGGCCACTCGAAGCAGGTTGATGAACAGCGAGCAAGAGAAGAGCGAGCCAGCTTCACTCAGCCAGCAAAGACCAGAGGAGATCAGAAACCTGAGCAG GCTTTTCCAGAGCTCATCGGTCCATTGTCCCAGCCACCGCCAGCGCGGACAGGATCCTCCATCAAATCCTGGCATCACAACTCAGCCAGAGGTAGAGTTTAACTCCACGCTGTCCCAGTGCGATGTGGAGTCAATGTGCTCCGATTGGAGCATGAGGTCAGAGTCCAGCTTCAACACCAGAGACGAGGCTGCTTTCAGGGACAGCCTGGCAGCTCTGGACGCCAGCATAGCCAGTCTGCAGAAGACTATTCGACTGGAAGTGAGGAGGTGA
- the ccdc14 gene encoding coiled-coil domain-containing protein 14 isoform X3: MKGKVKRKVVSSGRLTGAVEANRVTLGAAAASTEPAYSLYSTDSEDQVTTLHKGLDRCAVLLSGILQAEKAGSPSFPRMVKSVKSSASLGRNIIKEPPTKTAPNHQKSSPSATATPGVKLHPPQKQPHALPVQGPSRGLSRTVPPPQTSVLLSMHQTSSLPLHHPNSPRSQTKAERDGEQEAVHVRDVKIQSPEADRKGARGGEESGVDARVKMVQSLLSELRTLITGQGSVTEKLLSHLEQTVSSPQTNIQTEYAQELSSLQSENAQLRRRVKILNQQLKEREKVEKHQNLEILCTSDALSLQEELFTARSRLRELQDDLAGLQKSLQYTQSQLRGRECTLEERIGGHSKQVDEQRAREERASFTQPAKTRGDQKPELFQSSSVHCPSHRQRGQDPPSNPGITTQPEVEFNSTLSQCDVESMCSDWSMRSESSFNTRDEAAFRDSLAALDASIASLQKTIRLEVRR; the protein is encoded by the exons ATGAAAGGAAAAGTTAAGCGAAAG GTGGTGTCGTCGGGGAGGCTAACTGGAGCAGTTGAAGCTAATCG TGTAACTTtaggtgcagcagcagccagcactGAACCGGCCTATTCTCTGTACTCCACAGACTCCGAGGATCAG GTCACCACGCTCCATAAAGGTCTGGACAGATGTGCTGTGCTGCTCAGTGGCATCCTCCAGGCAGAAAAAGCAG GTTCGCCAAGTTTTCCCAGGATGGTGAAAAGCGTGAAAAGTTCTGCCTCTCTAGGAAGGAACATTATTAAGGAACCGCCTACAAAGACGG CTCCAAACCACCAAAAGAGCTCCCCGTCAGCCACCGCGACTCCTGGAGTGAAGCTGCATCCGCCTCAGAAACAACCCCATGCTCTACCAGTGCAGGGTCCTTCGCGTGGCCTCTCCCGCACCGTGCCTCCACCCCAAACCTCCGTCCTTCTGTCTATGCACCAGACATCCTCTCTGCCACTGCATCACCCCAATAGCCCGAGGTCACAAACTAAGGCAGAGCGTGACGGAGAGCAAGAGGCTGTTCATGTGAGAGATGTCAAAATCCAAAGTCCAGAGGCCGACCGCAAGGGTGCACGTGGCGGGGAGGAAAGCGGCGTGGACGCCAGAGTAAAGATGGTTCAGTCTCTGCTGTCAGAGCTCAGGACTCTTATCACTGGACAAG GCAGCGTCACGGAGAAGCTGCTCAGTCACCTGGAACAAACTGTGTCCTCACCACAGACCAACATCCAGACTGAGTATGCACAAGAGCTATCATCGCTGCAGAGCGAGAACGCTCAGCTCCGCCg gcgTGTGAAGATTCTGAACCAGCaattaaaagagagagaaaaggtggAGAAACATCAAAACCTGGAAATACTCTGCACCTCAGATG CACTTagtctgcaggaggagctgttcACGGCTCGATCCAGACTGCGGGAGCTCCAGGACGATCTCGCCGGACTACAGAAATCCCTTCAATACACGCAGAGCcagctgagaggcagagaaTGCACTCTTGAAGAACG GATTGGAGGCCACTCGAAGCAGGTTGATGAACAGCGAGCAAGAGAAGAGCGAGCCAGCTTCACTCAGCCAGCAAAGACCAGAGGAGATCAGAAACCTGA GCTTTTCCAGAGCTCATCGGTCCATTGTCCCAGCCACCGCCAGCGCGGACAGGATCCTCCATCAAATCCTGGCATCACAACTCAGCCAGAGGTAGAGTTTAACTCCACGCTGTCCCAGTGCGATGTGGAGTCAATGTGCTCCGATTGGAGCATGAGGTCAGAGTCCAGCTTCAACACCAGAGACGAGGCTGCTTTCAGGGACAGCCTGGCAGCTCTGGACGCCAGCATAGCCAGTCTGCAGAAGACTATTCGACTGGAAGTGAGGAGGTGA
- the ccdc14 gene encoding coiled-coil domain-containing protein 14 isoform X1 encodes MKGKVKRKVVSSGRLTGAVEANRVTLGAAAASTEPAYSLYSTDSEDQVTTLHKGLDRCAVLLSGILQAEKAGSPSFPRMVKSVKSSASLGRNIIKEPPTKTAPNHQKSSPSATATPGVKLHPPQKQPHALPVQGPSRGLSRTVPPPQTSVLLSMHQTSSLPLHHPNSPRSQTKAERDGEQEAVHVRDVKIQSPEADRKGARGGEESGVDARVKMVQSLLSELRTLITGQGSVTEKLLSHLEQTVSSPQTNIQTEYAQELSSLQSENAQLRRRVKILNQQLKEREKVEKHQNLEILCTSDALSLQEELFTARSRLRELQDDLAGLQKSLQYTQSQLRGRECTLEERYAIVQWWWIVCVCHVTQRFVHLGLEATRSRLMNSEQEKSEPASLSQQRPEEIRNLSRLFQSSSVHCPSHRQRGQDPPSNPGITTQPEVEFNSTLSQCDVESMCSDWSMRSESSFNTRDEAAFRDSLAALDASIASLQKTIRLEVRR; translated from the exons ATGAAAGGAAAAGTTAAGCGAAAG GTGGTGTCGTCGGGGAGGCTAACTGGAGCAGTTGAAGCTAATCG TGTAACTTtaggtgcagcagcagccagcactGAACCGGCCTATTCTCTGTACTCCACAGACTCCGAGGATCAG GTCACCACGCTCCATAAAGGTCTGGACAGATGTGCTGTGCTGCTCAGTGGCATCCTCCAGGCAGAAAAAGCAG GTTCGCCAAGTTTTCCCAGGATGGTGAAAAGCGTGAAAAGTTCTGCCTCTCTAGGAAGGAACATTATTAAGGAACCGCCTACAAAGACGG CTCCAAACCACCAAAAGAGCTCCCCGTCAGCCACCGCGACTCCTGGAGTGAAGCTGCATCCGCCTCAGAAACAACCCCATGCTCTACCAGTGCAGGGTCCTTCGCGTGGCCTCTCCCGCACCGTGCCTCCACCCCAAACCTCCGTCCTTCTGTCTATGCACCAGACATCCTCTCTGCCACTGCATCACCCCAATAGCCCGAGGTCACAAACTAAGGCAGAGCGTGACGGAGAGCAAGAGGCTGTTCATGTGAGAGATGTCAAAATCCAAAGTCCAGAGGCCGACCGCAAGGGTGCACGTGGCGGGGAGGAAAGCGGCGTGGACGCCAGAGTAAAGATGGTTCAGTCTCTGCTGTCAGAGCTCAGGACTCTTATCACTGGACAAG GCAGCGTCACGGAGAAGCTGCTCAGTCACCTGGAACAAACTGTGTCCTCACCACAGACCAACATCCAGACTGAGTATGCACAAGAGCTATCATCGCTGCAGAGCGAGAACGCTCAGCTCCGCCg gcgTGTGAAGATTCTGAACCAGCaattaaaagagagagaaaaggtggAGAAACATCAAAACCTGGAAATACTCTGCACCTCAGATG CACTTagtctgcaggaggagctgttcACGGCTCGATCCAGACTGCGGGAGCTCCAGGACGATCTCGCCGGACTACAGAAATCCCTTCAATACACGCAGAGCcagctgagaggcagagaaTGCACTCTTGAAGAACGGTATGCAATTGTGCAGTGGTGGTggatagtgtgtgtttgtcatgtgacgCAACGTTTTGTGCACCTAGGATTGGAGGCCACTCGAAGCAGGTTGATGAACAGCGAGCAAGAGAAGAGCGAGCCAGCTTCACTCAGCCAGCAAAGACCAGAGGAGATCAGAAACCTGAGCAG GCTTTTCCAGAGCTCATCGGTCCATTGTCCCAGCCACCGCCAGCGCGGACAGGATCCTCCATCAAATCCTGGCATCACAACTCAGCCAGAGGTAGAGTTTAACTCCACGCTGTCCCAGTGCGATGTGGAGTCAATGTGCTCCGATTGGAGCATGAGGTCAGAGTCCAGCTTCAACACCAGAGACGAGGCTGCTTTCAGGGACAGCCTGGCAGCTCTGGACGCCAGCATAGCCAGTCTGCAGAAGACTATTCGACTGGAAGTGAGGAGGTGA
- the ccdc14 gene encoding protein Hook homolog 1 isoform X5 — MKGKVKRKVVSSGRLTGAVEANRVTLGAAAASTEPAYSLYSTDSEDQVTTLHKGLDRCAVLLSGILQAEKAGSPSFPRMVKSVKSSASLGRNIIKEPPTKTAPNHQKSSPSATATPGVKLHPPQKQPHALPVQGPSRGLSRTVPPPQTSVLLSMHQTSSLPLHHPNSPRSQTKAERDGEQEAVHVRDVKIQSPEADRKGARGGEESGVDARVKMVQSLLSELRTLITGQGSVTEKLLSHLEQTVSSPQTNIQTEYAQELSSLQSENAQLRRRVKILNQQLKEREKVEKHQNLEILCTSDALSLQEELFTARSRLRELQDDLAGLQKSLQYTQSQLRGRECTLEERIGGHSKQVDEQRAREERASFTQPAKTRGDQKPEQAFPELIGPLSQPPPARTGSSIKSWHHNSARGRV, encoded by the exons ATGAAAGGAAAAGTTAAGCGAAAG GTGGTGTCGTCGGGGAGGCTAACTGGAGCAGTTGAAGCTAATCG TGTAACTTtaggtgcagcagcagccagcactGAACCGGCCTATTCTCTGTACTCCACAGACTCCGAGGATCAG GTCACCACGCTCCATAAAGGTCTGGACAGATGTGCTGTGCTGCTCAGTGGCATCCTCCAGGCAGAAAAAGCAG GTTCGCCAAGTTTTCCCAGGATGGTGAAAAGCGTGAAAAGTTCTGCCTCTCTAGGAAGGAACATTATTAAGGAACCGCCTACAAAGACGG CTCCAAACCACCAAAAGAGCTCCCCGTCAGCCACCGCGACTCCTGGAGTGAAGCTGCATCCGCCTCAGAAACAACCCCATGCTCTACCAGTGCAGGGTCCTTCGCGTGGCCTCTCCCGCACCGTGCCTCCACCCCAAACCTCCGTCCTTCTGTCTATGCACCAGACATCCTCTCTGCCACTGCATCACCCCAATAGCCCGAGGTCACAAACTAAGGCAGAGCGTGACGGAGAGCAAGAGGCTGTTCATGTGAGAGATGTCAAAATCCAAAGTCCAGAGGCCGACCGCAAGGGTGCACGTGGCGGGGAGGAAAGCGGCGTGGACGCCAGAGTAAAGATGGTTCAGTCTCTGCTGTCAGAGCTCAGGACTCTTATCACTGGACAAG GCAGCGTCACGGAGAAGCTGCTCAGTCACCTGGAACAAACTGTGTCCTCACCACAGACCAACATCCAGACTGAGTATGCACAAGAGCTATCATCGCTGCAGAGCGAGAACGCTCAGCTCCGCCg gcgTGTGAAGATTCTGAACCAGCaattaaaagagagagaaaaggtggAGAAACATCAAAACCTGGAAATACTCTGCACCTCAGATG CACTTagtctgcaggaggagctgttcACGGCTCGATCCAGACTGCGGGAGCTCCAGGACGATCTCGCCGGACTACAGAAATCCCTTCAATACACGCAGAGCcagctgagaggcagagaaTGCACTCTTGAAGAACG GATTGGAGGCCACTCGAAGCAGGTTGATGAACAGCGAGCAAGAGAAGAGCGAGCCAGCTTCACTCAGCCAGCAAAGACCAGAGGAGATCAGAAACCTGAGCAG GCTTTTCCAGAGCTCATCGGTCCATTGTCCCAGCCACCGCCAGCGCGGACAGGATCCTCCATCAAATCCTGGCATCACAACTCAGCCAGAGGTAGAGTTTAA